One Streptomyces sp. CG4 genomic window, CGGCGGCCCTTGACCTCGGCGCCCTCGATACGGCGCTGCAGGCCGTGCGCCTTGCCCTGCTTGCGCACGACGAACGCGTCGAGGACCTTCCCGCGCGCGGCCGAGGCGTGCAGCATCGCGGTGGCCACCGGGTCGGCGCCCAGGGTGAGCCCGCCGACGGCCTCGTAGTCCAGCTCGGCGGTCAGGTCGAGCATGACCTGACCGACCAGCGGCGCGGCCTCGCCGTCCAGCGTGATCCGGCGAAGGTCGATGTAGTAGTCGGCTTCCTTGCCCGACGACAGGGTCACCTTGCCGTGCACCACGGC contains:
- the pyrE gene encoding orotate phosphoribosyltransferase, which translates into the protein MTDVRGALLQQIKDKAVVHGKVTLSSGKEADYYIDLRRITLDGEAAPLVGQVMLDLTAELDYEAVGGLTLGADPVATAMLHASAARGKVLDAFVVRKQGKAHGLQRRIEGAEVKGRRVLAVEDTSTTGGSVLTAVEALREAGAEVVAVATIVDRATGAAEAIAEQAGVPYLFAFSKDELGLD